The Arsenophonus sp. genome contains a region encoding:
- the dksA gene encoding RNA polymerase-binding protein DksA translates to MQKFNKRSKLSILHIAGVKPYQEKFNEKYMNHNQLLHFKKILESWHSQLNYDVHKTIMYMQDEASNFPDPIDRAVQEEEFSIELRNRDRERKLIKKIERTLKKVYDERFGYCESCGIEIGIRRLEARPTADLCIDCKTLAEIREKQMNG, encoded by the coding sequence ATGCAAAAATTTAATAAAAGATCAAAATTAAGTATTTTACATATTGCAGGTGTTAAACCATATCAAGAAAAATTTAACGAAAAATATATGAATCATAATCAATTATTACATTTTAAAAAAATTTTAGAAAGTTGGCATAGTCAATTAAATTATGATGTACATAAAACGATAATGTATATGCAAGATGAAGCATCAAATTTTCCAGATCCCATAGATAGAGCAGTACAAGAAGAAGAGTTTAGTATTGAGTTACGTAATAGAGATCGAGAGAGAAAATTAATTAAAAAAATAGAAAGAACATTGAAAAAAGTTTATGATGAAAGATTTGGTTATTGTGAAAGTTGTGGTATTGAAATTGGTATTCGTCGTTTGGAAGCAAGACCTACAGCAGATCTTTGTATTGATTGTAAAACATTAGCAGAAATACGTGAAAAACAAATGAATGGTTAA
- the erpA gene encoding iron-sulfur cluster insertion protein ErpA, with translation MIKEKKIFIELTKKAIEKIKKSTSNKKDNNNLHFRIYIIGGGCNGFQYGFTFDNKINEDDFKIIEKGIKLVIDPTSMQYLVGSCIDYIEELKESKFTIINPNAKITCSCGSSFDV, from the coding sequence ATGATAAAAGAAAAAAAAATATTTATAGAATTAACAAAAAAAGCGATAGAAAAAATAAAAAAATCTACTTCTAATAAGAAAGATAATAATAATTTACATTTTCGAATTTATATTATAGGAGGTGGATGTAATGGATTTCAATATGGATTTACTTTTGATAATAAAATTAATGAAGATGATTTTAAAATAATAGAAAAAGGTATAAAACTTGTTATTGATCCAACAAGTATGCAATATCTCGTTGGAAGTTGCATAGACTATATTGAAGAGTTGAAAGAATCAAAATTTACAATTATTAATCCAAATGCAAAAATAACTTGTAGTTGTGGTTCTTCTTTTGATGTTTAA
- a CDS encoding MATE family efflux transporter: protein MYKYFKEAKSILLLGIPIILAQFSQTAMGFIDTIMAGKVSEIEMSAVALGTSIWLPSILFGHGLLMALTPIISELNGSKKNKIIKNYVQQGMWLAFFLSLFIMFILYNSYYIINNIPNIDLCLAKKSKKFLHAIMWGAPGYLFYQVYRSQCDGLSNTKPGMFISFIGLLINIPINYIFIYGRLGAPKLGGVGCAIATSSVYWLMFFLIYWYIHIILVKKNKFCFKKRFIFPNLTLLKSIFFLGLPIGLAYFFEVTLFSVVALLIAPLGIIAVASHQIALNFSSLMFMFPISLGIAATIRVGFNLGLKSIEKAKISAYTSIVVGLFVAFFTGILTGLFRKKIALMYNHNPEVISLASNLIFYAAIYQISDALQVIGAGILRGYKDTRAIFFITFIAYWILGLPIGYILGLTNWLIYPLGARGFWIGFIIGLTASAIMMIARILWIQNKSNNNYLL from the coding sequence GTGTATAAATATTTTAAAGAAGCAAAAAGTATATTACTATTAGGAATTCCAATTATTTTAGCACAATTTTCTCAAACTGCTATGGGATTTATAGATACAATAATGGCAGGAAAAGTTAGTGAAATAGAAATGTCGGCTGTTGCATTAGGGACTTCTATATGGTTACCTAGTATTTTATTTGGACATGGTTTATTAATGGCATTAACACCAATTATATCAGAATTGAATGGTTCTAAAAAAAATAAAATAATTAAAAATTATGTACAACAAGGTATGTGGTTAGCATTTTTTTTATCATTATTCATTATGTTCATTTTGTATAATAGTTATTATATTATTAATAATATACCAAATATTGATCTCTGTTTAGCAAAAAAATCAAAAAAGTTTTTACATGCAATAATGTGGGGAGCACCAGGTTATTTATTTTATCAAGTCTATCGTAGTCAATGTGATGGATTATCGAATACAAAACCTGGAATGTTTATTAGTTTCATTGGATTATTAATTAATATACCAATAAATTATATTTTTATATATGGACGTTTAGGTGCTCCAAAATTAGGAGGAGTAGGATGTGCTATTGCGACTTCTTCTGTTTATTGGTTAATGTTTTTTTTAATTTATTGGTATATACATATTATACTAGTTAAAAAAAACAAATTTTGTTTTAAAAAACGATTTATATTTCCAAATTTAACTTTATTAAAAAGTATATTTTTTTTAGGATTACCCATTGGCTTAGCGTATTTTTTTGAAGTCACACTTTTTTCAGTAGTAGCACTTTTAATTGCTCCATTAGGAATTATTGCAGTTGCAAGTCATCAAATCGCTTTAAACTTTAGTTCTTTAATGTTTATGTTTCCTATTTCTTTAGGTATAGCTGCAACAATCCGTGTTGGTTTTAATTTAGGATTAAAATCTATTGAAAAAGCAAAAATATCAGCCTATACTAGTATAGTAGTTGGATTATTTGTTGCATTTTTTACTGGTATTCTGACAGGGTTATTTAGAAAAAAAATTGCATTAATGTATAATCACAATCCAGAAGTAATATCATTAGCATCAAACTTAATATTTTATGCTGCAATTTATCAAATATCTGATGCATTACAAGTAATAGGCGCTGGTATTTTAAGAGGATATAAAGATACGCGTGCTATCTTTTTTATTACTTTTATAGCTTATTGGATTTTAGGATTGCCAATAGGATATATTTTAGGATTAACTAATTGGCTCATATACCCATTAGGAGCAAGAGGATTTTGGATAGGATTTATTATAGGGTTAACTGCATCTGCCATTATGATGATAGCACGTATATTATGGATTCAAAATAAATCTAATAATAATTATTTGCTTTGA
- a CDS encoding Nif3-like dinuclear metal center hexameric protein: MHNLKLEKIINTYLGIDKYHDSVPNGLQVEGCEEIKKIVTGVTASQSLLNTAVCLKAHAIIVHHGYFWKNESNLIKNIKRKRLKTLLSNNINLYAYHIPLDAHPVIGNNVQLGNIIGVNIDDYITPLLPVGRFSIPISSSELMTRLKNRLDRQPLYYGDFISKKISTVAWCSGKGQKFIETVAKLGIDAFITGEVSEETFHISKEMKIHFYSAGHHATERYGIKALGEWIKKNYNLDVTFIDIPNPA, translated from the coding sequence ATGCACAATTTAAAGTTAGAAAAAATAATTAATACTTATTTAGGAATTGATAAATATCATGATTCAGTTCCTAATGGATTACAAGTTGAAGGTTGTGAAGAAATTAAAAAAATTGTTACTGGTGTTACTGCATCTCAATCTTTGTTAAATACTGCAGTTTGTTTAAAAGCACACGCTATTATTGTACATCATGGATATTTTTGGAAGAATGAGTCTAATTTAATTAAAAATATAAAACGGAAAAGATTAAAAACGTTATTATCTAATAATATTAATCTTTATGCTTATCATATTCCACTAGATGCACATCCAGTCATAGGTAATAATGTACAATTAGGAAATATTATAGGAGTGAATATTGATGATTATATTACTCCATTATTACCTGTAGGACGTTTTTCAATTCCAATTTCATCTTCAGAATTAATGACACGATTAAAAAATAGATTGGATCGTCAACCATTATATTATGGAGATTTTATATCCAAAAAAATCTCTACTGTTGCATGGTGTTCTGGTAAAGGACAAAAGTTTATTGAAACAGTAGCAAAATTAGGAATAGATGCATTTATTACTGGAGAAGTTTCTGAAGAAACTTTTCATATATCAAAAGAAATGAAAATTCATTTTTATTCAGCTGGACATCATGCAACTGAAAGATATGGTATTAAAGCATTAGGTGAATGGATTAAAAAAAATTATAATTTAGATGTTACTTTTATTGATATACCAAATCCTGCATGA
- a CDS encoding 2-oxoglutarate dehydrogenase E1 component has translation MQNGILKKWLNTSFLSSINFNYIESLYEQYLLDSGSVEPEWVSIFQEILNHSSSKEYFYLQKQKKYFIETKNNKKRLFNNHVFMNSDHKSKFFDSCQLNIYNFINAYRSDGHKNASLDPLNLKPKQYIPSLDLSSYNLHKIDFNKEIDLLIPFLGFKKIKFNNLYDQLRKIYCSSIGFEYMHLSNENEKNWIQSKLEQKNSIDSCFSKEEKVNFLSHLIFAEGLEHYLGVHFPGAKRFSLEGADSIIPMLKDLLNYSSSYNTKEVILGMAHRGRLNVLINIFGKPSKDLFNEFAGKYTSLTRSGDVKYHQGYSSDIQLNNKKIHLVLAYNPSHLEIVNPVVMGSTRARFDRSDNKKENNILSVTIHGDSAVVGQGVVQETLNMSQTRAYKVGGTIRIVINNQIGFTTSNIKDSRSTLYCTDVMKMIEAPIFHVNGDDIESVIFVTRLAIDFRNKFNKDVIIDLVCYRRYGHNEADEPSATQPIMYQKIKHHKTTAKIYADQLILKKIINQTNIDKIVNNYRKKLDNSDVIVDGHISKINHQSIWTKYLNIQWDHSYENKIDKKRLRNLGIKLNTIPKNIVMHPRVKKIYDDRLDMAIEKKLFDWGAAETLAYASLLDAGIKIRISGEDTRRGTFFHRHAVIYNQIDGSSYIPLNQINKTKKLFNIWDSVLSEEAALAFEYGYASTDPQTLVIWEAQFGDFSNGAQVVIDQFISSGEQKWGKMCGLVMLLPHGYEGQGPEHSSARIERFLQLCAEDNIQVCVPSTPAQFYHVLRRQILRSVRRPLILITPKSLLRHPNSVSKLEDLSVGRFHSVIIEENNLNLKDIKRVIFCTGKIYYDLIEERKKRNQNNIIIIRIEELYPFPKEILKKVLISYMHIRDFLWCQEEPLNQGAFYYVRNYISKIIPNNVKLSYCGRPASSSPAVGYIKIHQKQQNKLIQDALNIN, from the coding sequence ATGCAAAATGGTATTTTAAAAAAATGGTTAAATACTAGTTTTCTATCTAGTATAAATTTTAATTACATAGAAAGTTTATATGAACAGTATCTATTAGATTCTGGTTCAGTAGAACCAGAATGGGTGTCAATATTTCAGGAAATATTAAATCATTCTTCTTCGAAAGAGTACTTCTATTTACAAAAACAGAAAAAATATTTTATAGAAACTAAAAACAATAAAAAAAGATTATTCAACAATCATGTTTTTATGAATTCAGATCATAAATCTAAATTTTTTGATAGTTGTCAACTGAATATTTATAATTTTATTAATGCATATCGTTCTGATGGACATAAAAATGCTTCTTTGGATCCATTAAATCTTAAACCTAAACAATATATACCTTCTTTAGATCTATCATCTTATAATTTACATAAAATTGATTTTAATAAAGAAATTGATCTATTAATTCCATTTTTAGGATTTAAAAAAATAAAATTCAATAATTTATATGATCAACTAAGAAAGATTTATTGTTCTTCTATTGGATTTGAATATATGCATTTAAGTAATGAAAATGAAAAAAATTGGATACAATCAAAATTAGAACAAAAAAATTCTATTGATTCATGCTTTTCTAAAGAAGAAAAGGTAAACTTTTTATCTCATCTGATCTTTGCTGAAGGATTAGAACATTATTTAGGCGTACATTTTCCTGGAGCAAAACGATTTTCATTAGAAGGTGCAGATTCAATTATTCCGATGTTAAAAGATTTATTAAATTATTCATCGTCATACAATACTAAAGAAGTAATTTTAGGTATGGCTCATCGTGGTAGATTAAATGTGTTGATTAATATTTTTGGAAAACCATCAAAAGATCTATTTAACGAATTTGCTGGTAAATACACTTCTTTAACTAGAAGTGGAGATGTTAAATATCATCAAGGATATTCTTCAGATATTCAATTGAATAATAAAAAAATACATTTAGTTTTAGCATATAATCCATCTCATTTAGAAATTGTAAATCCAGTAGTTATGGGGTCAACTCGAGCACGTTTTGATCGTTCTGATAATAAAAAAGAGAATAATATTCTTTCTGTTACAATTCATGGTGATTCAGCAGTGGTTGGACAAGGAGTAGTGCAAGAAACGTTAAATATGTCACAAACAAGGGCATATAAAGTAGGGGGAACTATTAGAATTGTAATAAATAATCAAATAGGATTTACTACTTCTAATATTAAGGATTCAAGATCTACGTTATATTGTACTGATGTGATGAAAATGATAGAAGCTCCGATTTTTCATGTTAATGGAGATGATATTGAATCTGTTATTTTCGTTACAAGACTTGCAATAGATTTTCGAAATAAATTTAATAAAGATGTAATTATTGATTTAGTATGTTATAGAAGATATGGTCATAATGAGGCTGATGAACCTTCAGCAACACAACCAATAATGTATCAAAAAATTAAACATCATAAAACAACTGCAAAAATATATGCTGATCAATTAATTTTAAAAAAAATTATTAATCAAACAAACATAGATAAAATAGTAAATAATTATAGAAAAAAATTAGATAATAGTGATGTGATTGTAGATGGACATATTTCTAAAATTAATCATCAATCGATTTGGACAAAATATTTAAATATTCAATGGGATCATTCATATGAAAATAAAATTGATAAAAAAAGATTAAGAAATTTAGGAATAAAGTTAAATACAATTCCTAAAAATATTGTTATGCATCCTAGAGTTAAAAAAATATATGATGATCGTTTAGATATGGCAATAGAAAAAAAACTATTTGATTGGGGTGCAGCAGAAACTTTAGCATATGCTTCTTTATTAGATGCAGGAATTAAAATACGTATATCGGGAGAAGATACTAGAAGAGGGACTTTTTTTCATCGTCACGCAGTTATTTATAATCAAATTGATGGATCTTCATATATTCCATTAAATCAAATAAATAAAACAAAGAAATTATTTAACATATGGGATTCAGTTTTATCTGAGGAAGCTGCACTTGCTTTTGAATATGGTTATGCATCTACAGATCCTCAAACTTTAGTCATATGGGAAGCACAATTTGGTGATTTTTCAAATGGTGCACAAGTAGTAATTGATCAATTTATTAGTTCTGGAGAACAAAAATGGGGTAAAATGTGTGGTTTAGTTATGTTATTACCTCATGGATATGAAGGACAAGGTCCAGAGCATTCATCTGCTAGAATAGAACGTTTTTTACAATTATGTGCTGAAGATAACATTCAAGTATGTGTACCTTCAACTCCTGCACAGTTTTATCATGTTTTACGTCGTCAAATTTTACGTAGTGTAAGACGTCCTTTAATTTTAATAACTCCAAAATCTTTATTACGTCATCCTAATTCTGTTTCTAAATTAGAAGATTTATCTGTTGGTAGGTTTCATTCTGTCATTATAGAAGAAAATAATTTAAATCTGAAAGATATTAAAAGAGTTATTTTTTGTACAGGAAAAATTTATTATGATTTAATTGAAGAACGTAAGAAAAGAAACCAAAATAATATAATTATTATTAGAATAGAAGAATTATATCCATTTCCTAAAGAAATTCTAAAAAAAGTTTTAATATCATATATGCATATTCGTGATTTTTTATGGTGTCAAGAAGAACCATTGAACCAAGGAGCATTTTATTATGTTAGAAATTATATTTCTAAAATCATACCTAATAATGTAAAATTAAGTTATTGTGGTCGTCCTGCATCTTCATCTCCTGCTGTAGGATATATTAAAATCCACCAAAAACAGCAGAATAAATTAATTCAAGATGCATTAAATATAAATTAA
- the odhB gene encoding 2-oxoglutarate dehydrogenase complex dihydrolipoyllysine-residue succinyltransferase, with the protein MNFIDILVPDLPESVTDATVATWHKKPGDKIMRDEVLLEIETDKVILEVPAVESGILESIYKDTGTTVLAKELLGRIKIINTEVLKKIEQNSENIVLNNKKNKIEEIEKYLTPSLRRLIKEYNLDIKYIKGSGLNGRIIREDIEQYIKNNKIKPVDLTINKNQNDNNKKITSNIDINRSEKRIPMSRLRKRIAERLLDVSQNTAMLTTFNEVNMKPVINLRNQYGESFEKNHGIRLGFMSFYVKAVIEALNKYPEFNASIDGDDIIYYQYIDISIAVSTPRGLVTPVLRNVDQQNIAEIEKNIKELAIKGRENKLKVNELIGGNFTITNGGIFGSLMSTPIINPPQVAILGMHAIKDRAIVINNKIDILPMMYLALSYDHRLIDGREAVGFLLVIKNILEDPIRLLLNV; encoded by the coding sequence ATGAATTTTATAGATATTCTAGTTCCTGATCTTCCAGAATCAGTGACAGATGCTACAGTGGCAACTTGGCATAAAAAACCAGGTGATAAGATCATGCGTGATGAGGTTTTATTAGAAATAGAAACTGATAAAGTTATATTAGAAGTTCCTGCTGTAGAATCAGGTATTTTGGAATCTATTTATAAAGACACTGGAACAACAGTATTAGCAAAAGAATTATTAGGTCGTATAAAAATTATTAATACTGAAGTTTTAAAAAAAATTGAACAAAATTCAGAAAATATTGTATTAAATAATAAAAAAAATAAAATTGAAGAAATAGAAAAATATTTAACTCCATCATTAAGACGATTAATTAAAGAATATAATTTAGATATTAAATATATTAAAGGAAGTGGTTTAAATGGTAGAATAATTCGTGAAGATATTGAACAATACATTAAAAATAATAAAATTAAACCAGTAGATTTGACTATTAATAAAAATCAAAATGATAATAACAAAAAAATTACATCCAATATTGATATAAATCGTTCTGAAAAAAGAATACCAATGAGTAGATTAAGAAAACGTATTGCAGAAAGATTATTAGATGTATCTCAAAATACTGCTATGTTAACTACGTTTAATGAAGTAAATATGAAACCTGTGATTAACTTACGAAATCAATATGGTGAATCTTTTGAAAAAAATCATGGTATACGTTTAGGATTTATGTCTTTCTATGTTAAAGCTGTAATAGAAGCATTAAATAAATATCCTGAATTTAATGCATCAATTGATGGTGATGATATTATCTATTATCAATATATTGATATTAGTATTGCAGTATCAACACCAAGAGGATTAGTTACTCCAGTATTAAGAAATGTTGATCAGCAAAATATAGCTGAAATCGAAAAAAATATTAAAGAATTAGCAATTAAAGGAAGAGAAAATAAATTAAAAGTTAATGAGTTAATTGGTGGAAATTTTACTATTACAAATGGTGGTATTTTTGGTTCATTAATGTCGACACCAATTATTAATCCACCTCAAGTTGCTATATTAGGTATGCATGCAATTAAAGATAGAGCAATAGTTATTAATAATAAAATCGATATTTTACCGATGATGTATTTAGCATTATCTTACGATCATCGTTTGATAGATGGACGAGAAGCTGTAGGATTCTTGTTAGTTATTAAAAATATTTTAGAAGATCCTATTCGTTTATTATTAAATGTTTAA
- the folK gene encoding 2-amino-4-hydroxy-6-hydroxymethyldihydropteridine diphosphokinase codes for MKRVYIAIGSNLNNPLKQVIGAIKKIKNLSDTNFIKSSSFYRSKPMGRILDQPDYLNAVVSIDTDLSPDILLEYMHFFEFLHGRIRTFKWASRNLDLDILLYDNEIIQTKRLTIPHYGIKKRSFVLYPLFEIEPNLCFPDGELLSSRIKKVLMNDLTLW; via the coding sequence ATGAAACGTGTATACATTGCCATCGGAAGTAATTTGAACAATCCACTAAAACAAGTTATTGGAGCTATTAAAAAAATAAAAAATTTATCTGATACAAATTTTATAAAATCTTCATCATTTTATCGTTCTAAACCTATGGGTAGAATATTAGATCAACCTGATTATTTAAATGCAGTTGTATCTATAGATACTGATTTGTCTCCCGATATTTTACTTGAATATATGCATTTTTTTGAATTTTTGCATGGAAGAATTCGTACTTTTAAATGGGCTTCTAGAAATTTAGATCTGGATATTTTATTGTATGACAATGAAATTATTCAAACTAAAAGATTAACTATTCCTCATTATGGAATAAAAAAAAGATCTTTTGTTTTATATCCTTTATTTGAAATAGAACCTAATTTATGTTTTCCAGATGGAGAATTATTATCTTCTAGAATCAAAAAAGTATTAATGAATGATTTAACTTTATGGTGA
- the mrcB gene encoding bifunctional glycosyl transferase/transpeptidase, translated as MFKKKYPDLKKENKFFFFLIKIIIILLVLIILYGFYLFKKIQIRFQGDIWDLPAAVYSRIINLEPGISYNKYEIIQLLHAMQYRQVNKILFPGEYTVNNNTIDILRRPFIFPDQKEGSILVRLKFENNILLNITNINNKKELAIFRLEPQLISMIRLNNNEQRLVLPIKNFPNILIKILLETEDRYFYKHDGINLYSIGRAIIANFNARKTIQGGSTLTQQLVKNLFLTNKKTILRKINEIYMAFIIEFLYNKDKILELYLNEVYLGQIGDDQIHGFPLASIYYFGRPITELSIDQYALLIGMVKGASLYNPWKNPELAIKRRNTILKLLKSRNLINELKYKIFIMRSLGVQNKNIHLNPQPAFIQLIKKELINKLGNKKYNLSGAKIFTTLDIISQKSAEKAMKKEIIALKKKYMLSDLEGAIVSVDRLNGEIRAMVGGSKPQYSGFNRALNARRSIGSLIKPSIYLTALNDPENFNLNTIIPDKPISIKTGNKKIWKPKNFDRHFRGKVLLIDALIHSLNVPTVNIGLKIGLNKISHILTCLGIPEQTIKKNPAILLGSLNLTLIETAQMFQTISSGGNFSKLSSLRSILNINNEEIYHSYPSSFRTINAQSAYLTLYGMQEVVRKGTSRLLMKHFSQYNLAGKTGTTNDLKDSWFAGVDEKEVTVIWVGNDKNKPINLTGANGALYIYNQYLKNHTPAILKNIPPSHIIPIQIRNNGDFICKGKSDRIIPIWIKNINVLCNKKIN; from the coding sequence ATGTTTAAAAAAAAATACCCTGATCTTAAAAAAGAAAATAAATTCTTTTTCTTTTTAATAAAAATTATAATAATTTTATTAGTATTAATAATACTATACGGATTTTATTTATTTAAAAAAATTCAAATACGTTTTCAAGGAGACATATGGGATTTACCAGCTGCTGTATATAGTCGTATTATAAATTTAGAACCAGGAATTTCATACAACAAATACGAAATTATTCAATTATTACATGCAATGCAATATCGTCAGGTTAATAAAATTTTATTTCCAGGAGAATACACCGTTAACAATAATACTATAGATATTTTACGTCGTCCTTTTATATTTCCAGATCAAAAAGAAGGAAGTATTTTAGTTCGATTAAAATTCGAAAATAATATTCTACTAAATATTACAAATATTAATAACAAAAAAGAATTAGCAATATTTAGATTAGAACCTCAATTAATTTCAATGATACGATTAAATAACAATGAGCAACGTTTGGTACTACCAATAAAAAATTTTCCAAATATTTTAATTAAGATATTATTAGAAACTGAAGATAGATATTTTTATAAACATGATGGAATTAATTTATATTCTATAGGAAGAGCAATAATAGCTAATTTCAATGCAAGAAAAACTATACAAGGAGGAAGTACATTAACACAACAATTGGTAAAAAATTTATTTTTAACAAATAAAAAAACAATATTACGAAAAATAAATGAAATATATATGGCATTTATTATAGAATTTCTTTATAACAAAGATAAAATTTTAGAACTTTATTTAAATGAAGTTTATTTAGGGCAAATAGGAGATGATCAAATTCATGGCTTTCCACTAGCTAGCATTTATTATTTTGGAAGACCAATTACAGAGTTAAGTATAGATCAATATGCACTTTTAATAGGAATGGTTAAAGGAGCTTCTTTATATAATCCATGGAAAAACCCTGAACTTGCAATCAAAAGAAGAAATACAATATTAAAATTATTGAAATCAAGAAATCTTATTAATGAACTAAAATATAAAATATTTATTATGAGATCTTTAGGAGTACAAAACAAAAATATTCATTTAAATCCACAGCCAGCATTTATACAATTAATTAAAAAAGAATTAATTAACAAACTGGGAAATAAAAAATATAACTTATCTGGTGCAAAAATTTTTACAACATTAGATATTATTTCTCAAAAATCTGCAGAAAAAGCCATGAAGAAAGAAATTATAGCATTAAAAAAAAAATATATGCTTTCTGATCTTGAAGGTGCAATTGTTTCAGTAGATCGATTAAACGGTGAAATACGTGCAATGGTTGGGGGATCTAAACCACAATATTCTGGATTTAATAGAGCATTAAATGCAAGAAGATCTATTGGTTCATTAATTAAACCATCCATATATTTAACTGCATTGAATGATCCAGAAAATTTTAATTTAAATACTATCATTCCTGATAAACCTATCTCAATTAAAACAGGAAATAAAAAAATATGGAAACCAAAAAACTTTGATCGTCATTTTAGAGGAAAAGTTTTGTTAATTGATGCTTTAATACATTCTTTAAATGTACCAACAGTAAATATTGGATTAAAAATTGGTTTAAATAAAATTAGTCATATATTAACTTGTCTTGGAATACCTGAACAAACAATAAAAAAAAATCCAGCAATTCTATTAGGATCATTAAACTTAACATTAATAGAAACAGCACAAATGTTTCAAACAATTAGTAGTGGTGGAAATTTTTCAAAATTATCATCTTTAAGATCTATTCTCAACATAAATAATGAAGAAATTTATCATAGTTATCCTTCATCATTTAGAACAATTAATGCACAATCTGCATATTTAACACTTTATGGAATGCAAGAAGTAGTTAGAAAGGGAACTTCACGTTTATTAATGAAACATTTTTCTCAATATAATTTAGCTGGAAAAACAGGAACAACTAATGATTTAAAAGACAGTTGGTTTGCAGGAGTTGATGAAAAAGAGGTTACTGTTATTTGGGTAGGGAATGATAAAAATAAGCCTATTAATTTAACAGGAGCAAATGGAGCATTATATATCTATAATCAATATTTAAAAAATCATACCCCAGCAATTCTAAAAAATATTCCACCTTCTCATATTATACCAATACAAATTAGAAATAATGGAGATTTTATTTGCAAAGGAAAATCAGATAGAATTATACCAATATGGATTAAAAATATTAATGTTTTATGTAATAAAAAAATAAATTAA
- a CDS encoding riboflavin synthase subunit alpha gives MFTGIIQGIGKVIDYKKKSYFLNYTIEFPNFLLEKLKIGYSVSNNGCCLTVTFIQNNQVTFDIIKETIKMTNLANLKIGDLVNLERSIKYGDEIGGHLISGHIITTGKISKIFKRKKNLTMLIVIKNKFLIKYIFYKGFIAIDGISLTVGEVLDNGFFVHLIPETLRSTTMFQKNVGDIVNIEIDNNTKSIVETTEKIVSNFLKTIDKKYKFLLEK, from the coding sequence ATGTTTACCGGTATTATACAAGGTATAGGAAAAGTTATTGACTATAAAAAAAAATCATATTTTTTAAATTACACTATTGAATTTCCAAATTTTTTATTAGAAAAATTAAAAATTGGATATTCAGTATCTAATAATGGATGTTGTTTAACAGTTACTTTTATTCAAAATAATCAGGTAACATTTGATATAATTAAAGAAACTATCAAAATGACTAATTTAGCGAATTTAAAAATTGGAGATTTAGTTAATTTAGAAAGATCGATAAAATATGGAGATGAAATAGGAGGACATTTGATATCTGGTCATATTATAACTACAGGGAAAATTTCTAAAATCTTTAAAAGAAAAAAAAATTTAACAATGCTAATTGTTATTAAAAATAAGTTTTTAATAAAATATATTTTTTATAAAGGGTTTATAGCTATAGATGGTATTAGCTTAACAGTAGGTGAAGTATTAGATAATGGTTTTTTTGTGCATCTCATTCCTGAAACTCTTAGAAGTACAACAATGTTTCAAAAAAATGTTGGAGATATTGTGAATATTGAGATTGATAATAATACGAAAAGTATAGTGGAAACTACAGAAAAAATAGTATCAAATTTTTTAAAAACAATTGATAAAAAATATAAATTCTTATTAGAAAAATAA